The following coding sequences lie in one Streptomyces venezuelae genomic window:
- a CDS encoding MerR family transcriptional regulator: MRTVDVARESGYSVQQVRDLERLGVIPPAARSGNGYRSYTAAHVHALRAYRGLAGAVGPVEARRMLVELRTETIAVAAAAISAVHVRLAREREEALRAQEALRAIQGETDTPESAREGDAMTITQLAAALDVRPSTLRFWEQEGLVTPERVTSLRVRRYGLAAIGAARIVAALRNSGYGVPAVRDIMGSLHRLDGPEETGRILQRRLDRIAARTVALLRAGADLAAVVTAGQEPPPAP, encoded by the coding sequence CTGAGAACGGTCGATGTCGCCCGCGAGTCGGGGTACTCGGTGCAGCAGGTCCGCGACCTGGAGCGCCTTGGCGTCATTCCCCCGGCCGCCCGGTCGGGCAACGGCTACCGCTCGTACACGGCAGCCCACGTGCATGCCCTTCGCGCCTATCGCGGACTCGCCGGCGCGGTCGGCCCCGTCGAGGCCCGGCGGATGCTCGTGGAGCTGCGGACGGAGACGATCGCCGTGGCGGCCGCGGCGATCAGCGCGGTGCATGTCCGGCTCGCACGGGAACGGGAAGAGGCGTTGCGCGCGCAGGAGGCGTTGCGTGCGATCCAGGGGGAGACGGACACACCCGAGTCGGCGCGGGAGGGCGACGCCATGACGATCACGCAGCTGGCCGCGGCGCTCGACGTGCGTCCCTCGACCCTGCGGTTCTGGGAGCAGGAAGGACTCGTCACCCCTGAGCGGGTGACGTCACTGCGCGTACGTCGATACGGCCTCGCGGCGATCGGCGCCGCCCGCATCGTCGCGGCCCTCCGCAACTCCGGGTACGGCGTCCCCGCGGTGCGCGACATCATGGGCTCCCTGCACCGGCTCGACGGCCCGGAAGAGACCGGGCGCATCCTCCAACGACGGCTCGACCGGATCGCCGCGCGGACCGTGGCGCTGCTCCGAGCGGGAGCCGACCTGGCAGCCGTCGTCACGGCCGGTCAGGAACCGCCTCCCGCCCCGTAG
- a CDS encoding VOC family protein has protein sequence MSVQLNHTIVHARDNRESAEFFAELLGLEVAGAWGPFVAVALSNAVTLDFAAVPAESITPQHYAFLVSEAEFEAAYEKIRTRGIEHWADPRQQLPGEFNRNDGGRGVYFLDPAGHAMELITVPYGGWPRA, from the coding sequence TTGTCCGTTCAGTTGAATCACACGATCGTCCATGCCCGGGACAACCGGGAATCCGCCGAGTTCTTCGCGGAGTTGTTGGGTCTCGAGGTCGCCGGAGCGTGGGGGCCGTTCGTGGCCGTCGCCCTCAGCAATGCGGTCACTCTCGACTTCGCCGCCGTTCCCGCCGAGTCGATCACGCCGCAGCACTACGCCTTCCTGGTCTCGGAGGCGGAGTTCGAGGCCGCGTACGAGAAGATCAGGACTCGGGGAATCGAGCACTGGGCCGACCCGCGGCAACAGCTGCCGGGCGAGTTCAACCGCAATGACGGGGGCCGGGGCGTGTACTTCCTCGATCCTGCCGGGCATGCCATGGAGCTCATCACCGTTCCGTACGGCGGGTGGCCGCGGGCGTAG
- a CDS encoding TetR/AcrR family transcriptional regulator, with protein sequence MPTGVAIRDVREQLFAAAERVLLRDGPNALTSRAVTTEAGCAKGVLHRHFDDFDAFLAELVRDRIGEVEERGAALRGAAGTGTVVDNVAAALTDLFGPLALGVLALVTSRDALRARLRRTTPVGIPLLTEAGTVLAAYLATERALGRLAPDSDPDTLAFTLIGSGHLLFAGCERGAPPTAEVRRIVGQALAAAAPGAG encoded by the coding sequence GTGCCCACAGGGGTGGCCATCCGCGACGTGCGCGAGCAGCTGTTCGCCGCCGCCGAGCGCGTCCTGCTCCGGGACGGGCCGAACGCGCTGACCAGCCGGGCGGTCACCACGGAGGCGGGGTGCGCGAAGGGGGTCCTGCACCGGCACTTCGACGACTTCGACGCGTTCCTCGCCGAGCTGGTGCGCGACCGGATCGGCGAGGTGGAGGAGCGGGGCGCGGCACTGCGCGGGGCGGCGGGGACCGGCACCGTCGTCGACAACGTCGCCGCCGCGCTGACGGACCTGTTCGGGCCGCTCGCGCTGGGCGTTCTCGCCCTGGTCACCTCGCGGGACGCGCTGCGGGCGCGGCTGCGCCGGACCACGCCGGTCGGCATCCCGCTCCTGACGGAGGCGGGCACCGTGCTCGCCGCCTACCTCGCGACGGAGCGCGCCCTCGGCCGGCTCGCCCCCGACTCCGACCCCGACACGCTCGCGTTCACGCTCATCGGGAGCGGACATCTGCTGTTCGCGGGGTGCGAGCGCGGTGCGCCGCCGACCGCGGAGGTCCGCAGGATCGTCGGCCAGGCCCTCGCGGCGGCGGCGCCTGGGGCGGGCTGA
- a CDS encoding LacI family DNA-binding transcriptional regulator translates to MCRVPGPTLADIARAAEVSTATVSHALNGTGRVGDATRRRVRETATRLGYGTPGPPRTRTLGIAVTTFPAAWNYTDIAYFSRALTAATSAAHARGYALITLPADRAADDSWHHLAVDGMLIMDSPRGDPMVRALRARGIPLVFDGVPGDPRPGDHWVDNDHESATREVLDHLAASGARRVALQSGSGDEHYAHAVTAAYERWCADRTTPPLVVPFDVTDDEGHAFDALLRGTEGRVDAVYAAYDPGGRQLLAAAARHGLRVPDDLRVVCASEDPAYAETTPPVTTLTLSPEQMAHTAVALLVALIEDSGTAPPNPVTVPTTLIRRASSTTRPPHPA, encoded by the coding sequence ATGTGCCGCGTGCCAGGGCCGACACTCGCCGACATAGCCCGCGCCGCGGAGGTCTCGACGGCGACGGTCTCGCACGCCCTCAACGGCACCGGCAGGGTCGGCGACGCCACCCGCCGCCGGGTCCGCGAGACGGCGACCCGCCTCGGCTACGGCACGCCGGGCCCGCCCCGCACCCGCACGCTCGGCATCGCGGTCACCACGTTCCCCGCCGCCTGGAACTACACGGACATCGCCTACTTCTCACGAGCCCTCACGGCCGCCACCTCCGCCGCCCACGCCCGCGGCTACGCCCTCATCACCCTCCCCGCCGACCGCGCCGCCGACGACTCCTGGCACCACCTCGCCGTCGACGGCATGCTGATCATGGACAGTCCGCGCGGCGACCCGATGGTCCGCGCCCTGCGCGCCCGCGGCATCCCGCTCGTCTTCGACGGCGTCCCCGGCGACCCGCGCCCCGGCGACCACTGGGTCGACAACGACCACGAGTCGGCCACCCGCGAGGTGCTCGACCACCTCGCGGCGTCCGGTGCCCGCCGCGTCGCCCTGCAGTCCGGCAGCGGCGACGAGCACTACGCGCACGCGGTGACGGCGGCGTACGAACGCTGGTGCGCGGACCGCACCACGCCCCCGCTCGTCGTGCCCTTCGACGTGACCGACGACGAGGGCCACGCGTTCGACGCGCTGCTGAGGGGAACCGAGGGCCGCGTCGACGCCGTCTACGCCGCGTACGACCCCGGGGGCCGCCAGCTCCTCGCCGCCGCGGCCCGCCACGGCCTGCGCGTGCCGGACGACCTGCGCGTGGTCTGCGCGAGCGAGGACCCCGCCTACGCGGAGACGACCCCGCCCGTGACGACGCTGACCCTCTCCCCGGAACAGATGGCCCACACCGCCGTGGCGCTCCTCGTCGCCCTGATCGAAGACTCCGGCACGGCACCGCCGAACCCGGTGACGGTCCCGACGACCCTGATCCGACGAGCATCATCGACCACACGCCCCCCTCACCCCGCCTGA
- a CDS encoding class I SAM-dependent methyltransferase has product MPTIPENRPHRHRRMAESFGADAERYDRARPRYPDELVRHIAATAPGPAVLDVGCGTGIVARQLRAAGCEVLGVEPDARMADLARRLGTEVEPGTFEEWDPAGRTFDAVVAGQAWHWVDPVVGAAKAARVLRPGGLLAAFWNMHEPPPAVADAFADAFLAVAPDAPFDVRAKPSPDPLLDVTADGIRATRAFGDPGRRSYAWEWTYTRDAWLDQLPTQGALTRLPAEARSEVLAAVGAAVDTLGGSFTMRYTTVALTARTAGAS; this is encoded by the coding sequence ATGCCCACTATCCCTGAAAACCGCCCGCACCGACACCGTCGGATGGCGGAGTCCTTCGGCGCGGACGCCGAGCGCTACGACCGCGCCCGCCCCCGCTACCCCGACGAGCTCGTCCGCCACATCGCCGCGACCGCCCCCGGTCCCGCCGTCCTCGACGTCGGCTGCGGCACCGGAATCGTCGCCCGGCAGCTGCGCGCGGCAGGGTGCGAGGTGCTCGGTGTCGAGCCCGACGCGCGGATGGCGGACCTGGCGAGGCGGCTCGGCACGGAGGTCGAGCCCGGGACCTTCGAGGAGTGGGACCCGGCGGGCCGTACGTTCGACGCGGTGGTCGCAGGCCAGGCCTGGCACTGGGTCGACCCGGTCGTGGGAGCGGCGAAGGCGGCGCGGGTCCTGCGCCCCGGCGGCCTCCTCGCGGCGTTCTGGAACATGCACGAGCCACCGCCCGCCGTGGCGGACGCGTTCGCCGACGCGTTCCTCGCCGTGGCGCCCGACGCGCCGTTCGACGTCCGCGCGAAGCCGAGCCCGGACCCGCTGCTCGACGTGACCGCCGACGGCATCCGTGCCACGCGCGCCTTCGGCGACCCCGGGCGACGGTCGTACGCGTGGGAGTGGACGTACACCCGCGACGCCTGGCTGGACCAGCTGCCCACCCAGGGCGCGCTCACCCGCCTCCCGGCGGAAGCGCGGTCGGAGGTACTCGCGGCCGTGGGCGCCGCCGTCGACACGCTGGGCGGCAGCTTCACCATGCGCTACACGACCGTGGCGCTCACCGCCCGGACCGCGGGCGCCTCGTGA
- a CDS encoding DUF6194 family protein, whose amino-acid sequence MQQIIAAVRSLDGALVLVPEPGGDSPELAWGDAFFYYAPDGRLPENTQPYGTIVTKDYPDDTASDLDPPGRWRVNVHVDRATFRELTGEDPHGITLPRDHTATDRVLPHPVYGALGWICVVNPGARTTATVVRLLRDAHEAARARYARRHSTARGPRV is encoded by the coding sequence ATGCAACAGATCATCGCGGCCGTACGAAGCCTCGACGGCGCGCTCGTGCTCGTCCCGGAGCCGGGAGGCGACTCCCCCGAGCTCGCGTGGGGCGACGCGTTCTTCTACTACGCTCCCGACGGCCGGCTGCCCGAGAACACGCAGCCCTACGGAACGATCGTCACCAAGGACTACCCGGACGACACCGCCTCCGACCTGGACCCTCCGGGCCGCTGGCGCGTGAACGTCCACGTGGACCGCGCCACGTTCCGCGAACTCACCGGGGAGGACCCGCACGGCATCACCCTTCCCCGTGACCACACGGCCACCGACCGCGTGCTGCCGCACCCGGTGTACGGCGCGCTCGGCTGGATCTGCGTCGTCAATCCCGGCGCGAGGACGACGGCCACGGTGGTGCGGCTGCTGCGCGACGCCCATGAGGCGGCGCGCGCACGGTACGCGCGACGCCACTCGACAGCGCGCGGGCCTCGTGTCTAA
- the acnA gene encoding aconitate hydratase AcnA: MSANSFDARSTLRVGDESYEIFKLDKVEGSARLPYSLKVLLENLLRTEDGANITADHIRALGNWDSQAQPAQEIQFTPARVIMQDFTGVPCVVDLATMREAVKELGGDPAKINPLAPAELVIDHSVIADKFGTADAFGQNVELEYGRNKERYQFLRWGQTAFDEFKVVPPGTGIVHQVNIEHLARTVMVRNGQAYPDTLVGTDSHTTMVNGLGVLGWGVGGIEAEAAMLGQPVSMLIPRVVGFKLTGELKPGTTATDLVLTITEMLRKHGVVGKFVEFYGEGVAATSLANRATIGNMSPEFGSTAAIFPIDDETLNYLRLTGRDAQQVALVEAYAKEQGLWLDPAAEPDFSEKLELDLSTVVPSIAGPKRPQDRIVLANAAEQFKTDVRNYVDSVDEAGKESFPASDAPATTNGVPSNPVLVTAPDGSTYELDHGAVTVAAITSCTNTSNPYVMVAAALVAKKAVEKGLTRKPWVKTTLAPGSKVVTDYFDKAGLTPYLDKVGFNLVGYGCTTCIGNSGPLPDEVSKAVNDHDLAVTSVLSGNRNFEGRINPDVKMNYLASPPLVVAYALAGSMKIDITTEALGVDQDGNPVYLKDVWPTEAEVNDVVANAIGEDMFNKSYQDVFAGDAQWQALSIPTGNTFEWDSESTYVRKPPYFEGMAHEPSPVEDITGARVLAKLGDSVTTDHISPAGAIKADTPAGKYLTEHGVQRRDFNSYGSRRGNHEVMIRGTFANIRLRNQIAPGTEGGFTRDFTQADAPVSFIYDASRNYIDQGIPLVVLAGKEYGSGSSRDWAAKGTALLGVKAVIAESYERIHRSNLIGMGVLPLQYPEGQSASSLGLTGEETFSFSGVTELNNGSTPRTVKVTTDTGVEFDAVVRIDTPGEADYYRNGGIMQYVLRSLIRK; encoded by the coding sequence GTGTCGGCGAACAGCTTCGACGCCCGCAGCACGCTGCGCGTGGGCGACGAGTCGTACGAGATCTTCAAGCTGGACAAGGTCGAGGGCTCCGCACGCCTTCCCTACAGCCTGAAGGTGCTGCTGGAGAACCTGCTCCGTACCGAGGACGGCGCGAACATCACCGCCGACCACATCCGCGCGCTCGGCAACTGGGACTCGCAGGCCCAGCCCGCGCAGGAGATCCAGTTCACGCCGGCCCGCGTGATCATGCAGGACTTCACCGGCGTCCCCTGCGTCGTGGACCTCGCCACCATGCGTGAGGCCGTGAAGGAACTCGGCGGCGACCCGGCGAAGATCAACCCGCTGGCCCCGGCCGAGCTGGTCATCGACCACTCCGTCATCGCCGACAAGTTCGGCACGGCGGACGCCTTCGGCCAGAACGTCGAGCTGGAGTACGGCCGCAACAAGGAGCGCTACCAGTTCCTGCGCTGGGGCCAGACCGCCTTCGACGAGTTCAAGGTCGTCCCCCCGGGCACCGGCATCGTCCACCAGGTCAACATCGAGCACCTGGCCCGTACCGTCATGGTCCGCAACGGCCAGGCGTACCCCGACACCCTCGTCGGCACCGACTCGCACACCACGATGGTCAACGGCCTGGGCGTCCTGGGCTGGGGCGTCGGCGGCATCGAGGCCGAGGCCGCGATGCTGGGCCAGCCGGTCTCCATGCTGATCCCGCGCGTCGTCGGCTTCAAGCTGACCGGCGAGCTGAAGCCGGGCACCACCGCCACGGACCTCGTCCTCACGATCACCGAGATGCTGCGCAAGCACGGCGTCGTCGGCAAGTTCGTCGAGTTCTACGGCGAGGGTGTGGCGGCCACGAGCCTCGCCAACCGCGCCACCATCGGCAACATGTCGCCGGAGTTCGGCTCCACCGCCGCGATCTTCCCGATCGACGACGAGACCCTGAACTACCTGCGTCTGACCGGCCGCGACGCCCAGCAGGTCGCGCTCGTCGAGGCGTACGCCAAGGAGCAGGGCCTCTGGCTCGACCCGGCCGCCGAGCCCGACTTCTCCGAGAAGCTGGAGCTGGACCTGTCGACGGTCGTCCCGTCGATCGCCGGCCCGAAGCGTCCGCAGGACCGCATCGTCCTCGCCAACGCCGCCGAGCAGTTCAAGACCGACGTGCGCAACTACGTCGACTCGGTCGACGAGGCGGGCAAGGAGTCCTTCCCGGCCTCCGACGCCCCGGCCACCACGAACGGCGTCCCGTCGAACCCGGTCCTCGTGACCGCCCCCGACGGCTCGACGTACGAGCTGGACCACGGGGCGGTGACGGTCGCGGCCATCACCTCCTGCACCAACACCTCGAACCCGTACGTGATGGTCGCCGCCGCGCTCGTCGCGAAGAAGGCCGTCGAGAAGGGTCTGACGCGGAAGCCCTGGGTCAAGACCACCCTCGCGCCCGGCTCCAAGGTCGTCACCGACTACTTCGACAAGGCGGGGCTCACCCCCTACCTCGACAAGGTCGGCTTCAACCTCGTCGGCTACGGCTGCACCACCTGCATCGGCAACTCGGGCCCGCTCCCGGACGAGGTCTCCAAGGCCGTCAACGACCACGACCTGGCCGTGACGTCCGTCCTCTCCGGCAACCGGAACTTCGAGGGGCGCATCAACCCCGACGTCAAGATGAACTACCTGGCGTCCCCGCCGCTGGTCGTCGCGTACGCCCTCGCCGGCTCGATGAAGATCGACATCACCACCGAGGCCCTCGGCGTCGACCAGGACGGCAACCCGGTCTACCTGAAGGACGTCTGGCCCACCGAGGCCGAGGTCAACGACGTCGTGGCGAACGCCATCGGCGAGGACATGTTCAACAAGTCCTACCAGGACGTCTTCGCGGGCGACGCCCAGTGGCAGGCGCTGTCGATCCCGACCGGCAACACCTTCGAGTGGGACAGCGAGTCCACCTACGTCCGCAAGCCCCCGTACTTCGAGGGCATGGCGCACGAGCCGTCCCCCGTCGAGGACATCACGGGCGCCCGCGTCCTCGCCAAGCTCGGCGACTCGGTGACGACGGACCACATCTCGCCCGCCGGTGCGATCAAGGCCGACACCCCGGCCGGCAAGTACCTGACGGAGCACGGCGTGCAGCGCCGCGACTTCAACTCGTACGGTTCGCGCCGAGGCAACCACGAGGTCATGATTCGCGGCACGTTCGCGAACATCCGCCTGCGCAACCAGATCGCGCCGGGCACCGAGGGCGGCTTCACGCGTGACTTCACGCAGGCCGACGCGCCGGTCTCGTTCATCTACGACGCCTCGCGCAACTACATCGACCAGGGCATCCCGCTGGTCGTCCTCGCGGGCAAGGAGTACGGCTCCGGCTCGTCCCGCGACTGGGCCGCCAAGGGCACCGCGCTCCTCGGCGTCAAGGCCGTCATCGCCGAGTCGTACGAGCGCATCCACCGCTCAAACCTCATCGGCATGGGCGTCCTGCCGCTCCAGTACCCGGAGGGCCAGTCGGCCTCGTCCCTCGGCCTGACGGGCGAGGAGACCTTCTCCTTCTCCGGCGTGACCGAGCTGAACAACGGCTCGACCCCGCGCACGGTCAAGGTCACCACCGACACCGGTGTCGAGTTCGACGCGGTCGTCCGCATCGACACCCCCGGTGAGGCGGACTACTACCGCAACGGCGGCATCATGCAGTACGTGCTGCGCAGCCTGATCCGCAAGTAG